In a single window of the bacterium genome:
- a CDS encoding radical SAM protein encodes MKRWLDMVLSHAGLSRLLQKTYVTVSKRLYTLPPVNFVLYLTYNCNWRCQMCFHHNGTFHERAAAEIVRRRGEELSLEEFKRIIRELKALGVKSLPLHGGEPLLAKNFTGIVRYAASLGLRLSMVSNLSFWDEEKMRAAAECLSEVAVSIHGPAAVHDSVVGRPGSLVTQTENLLRLKALADGIPGSNLRLGATMVISALNQDTIAETIQLSRNLPLSYFNLGLTTFTTPETEEQVYSLSGVERRGSELGCSRLEPRVLAVDGGRIFAQMQELKKLQPELPFPVNFLDRFGSEEQWNRYFNDLHFKRAHSECLYPWLSGVITSYGEVYPCIQLSFLSWQVGDVRRQGLREIWYGPEYRRFRKLFRQVGLLDICHKCCSTD; translated from the coding sequence ATGAAACGCTGGCTCGACATGGTGCTTTCCCATGCGGGATTGTCACGTCTGCTGCAGAAAACCTATGTCACGGTCTCGAAACGGCTCTACACGCTGCCGCCGGTCAATTTTGTCCTCTACCTGACCTACAACTGCAACTGGCGCTGCCAGATGTGTTTCCACCACAACGGGACATTCCACGAGCGCGCCGCGGCCGAGATCGTGCGTCGCCGGGGCGAGGAGCTGTCGCTGGAGGAGTTCAAGCGGATAATCCGCGAGCTCAAGGCCCTGGGGGTGAAAAGCCTCCCGCTGCACGGCGGCGAGCCGCTGCTGGCGAAGAATTTCACCGGGATCGTGCGCTACGCCGCCTCGCTGGGCCTGCGCCTGTCGATGGTCTCGAACCTGTCGTTCTGGGACGAGGAGAAAATGCGGGCCGCGGCCGAATGCCTCTCCGAGGTGGCGGTCTCGATCCACGGCCCGGCCGCGGTGCACGATTCGGTCGTGGGCCGTCCCGGGAGCCTGGTCACGCAGACCGAAAACCTTCTGCGCCTCAAGGCTCTGGCGGACGGCATCCCGGGCTCGAACCTGCGCCTCGGGGCGACCATGGTCATCTCGGCGCTCAACCAGGACACTATCGCCGAGACGATCCAACTGTCGCGCAACCTGCCGCTCAGCTATTTCAACCTCGGGCTGACCACTTTCACCACCCCGGAAACAGAGGAGCAGGTCTACAGCCTGTCCGGGGTGGAGCGGCGCGGCTCGGAGCTGGGCTGCAGCCGTCTGGAGCCGCGGGTCCTGGCGGTGGACGGCGGCCGGATATTCGCCCAGATGCAGGAGCTTAAAAAGCTTCAACCGGAGCTTCCGTTCCCGGTCAATTTCCTCGACCGTTTCGGCAGCGAGGAACAGTGGAACCGCTATTTCAACGACCTGCATTTCAAGCGCGCGCATTCGGAATGCCTGTATCCCTGGCTCTCCGGGGTGATCACCAGCTACGGCGAGGTCTATCCCTGCATCCAGCTCAGTTTCCTGAGCTGGCAGGTGGGAGATGTCCGCCGCCAGGGGCTGCGCGAGATCTGGTACGGCCCGGAGTACCGGCGGTTCCGCAAACTGTTCCGTCAGGTCGGCCTGCTGGACATTTGCCACAAGTGCTGTTCCACCGATTGA